In one Oscillospiraceae bacterium genomic region, the following are encoded:
- a CDS encoding endonuclease IV — MSVLFGPAGNSDSFSAAYKSSLAAPKWIADIGLDCYEYQCGKGVNVGEETARKLGENARACGITMSLHAPYFINLANPDPESLKKTTGYILAACKAADWMGAGRVVVHSGALMKRTRRQALDIALPALREVLRACDGEGCGHIALCPETMGKINQLGDLDEVVELCQVDGRLLPCVDFGHLYARSLGADEGEEATARILDKLCAGLGEERASRFHSHFSHIQFTPGGGEKMHLTFAQGEYGPDHLPLMRQLAQRGWSPRIICESAGTQAEDALTMKRDYQAFVNAGS; from the coding sequence ATGAGCGTGTTATTCGGACCGGCGGGGAACTCCGACAGCTTCTCCGCGGCCTATAAATCCTCCCTGGCCGCGCCCAAGTGGATTGCGGACATCGGGCTGGACTGCTATGAGTACCAGTGCGGCAAGGGGGTCAACGTGGGGGAGGAAACCGCCCGCAAGCTGGGGGAGAACGCCCGCGCCTGCGGGATAACGATGTCCCTCCACGCCCCCTACTTTATCAATCTGGCAAACCCCGACCCCGAGAGCCTGAAAAAGACCACCGGCTACATCCTGGCGGCCTGCAAGGCCGCGGACTGGATGGGGGCCGGACGGGTGGTGGTGCACTCCGGCGCGCTGATGAAGCGCACGCGGCGCCAGGCGCTGGACATCGCCCTGCCCGCCCTGCGGGAGGTGCTGCGCGCCTGCGACGGCGAGGGCTGCGGCCACATCGCCCTGTGCCCCGAGACCATGGGGAAAATCAACCAGCTGGGGGATCTGGACGAGGTGGTGGAGCTGTGCCAGGTGGACGGGCGGCTGCTGCCCTGCGTGGACTTCGGCCACCTCTACGCCCGCAGCCTGGGCGCGGACGAGGGGGAGGAGGCCACGGCGCGCATCCTGGATAAGCTGTGCGCCGGGCTGGGGGAGGAGCGGGCCTCCCGCTTCCACAGCCATTTTTCCCATATCCAGTTCACCCCGGGCGGCGGGGAGAAGATGCACCTGACCTTCGCCCAGGGGGAGTACGGGCCGGACCATCTGCCCCTGATGCGCCAGCTGGCGCAACGGGGCTGGAGCCCCCGCATCATCTGCGAGTCGGCGGGTACCCAGGCCGAGGACGCGCTGACCATGAAGCGGGATTACCAGGCTTTTGTCAACGCAGGGAGTTAG
- a CDS encoding haloacid dehalogenase, with product MFLVPDLEVNNVWELTPALLEARGITLLLADLDNTLAPYGVAEPPEEVRSWAAALARAGIQLFVLSNSRRPGRAAEFAGRLGVPFLGRAGKPKTGGFRRAMEQTGRTPGQTAMAGDQLFTDVWGANNAGVLAVAVRPMRIDNAFRALRYGVEKPFRALGRRKEQV from the coding sequence TTGTTTTTGGTGCCCGACCTGGAAGTGAACAACGTGTGGGAGCTGACCCCCGCCCTTTTGGAGGCCCGGGGGATCACGCTGCTGCTGGCCGATCTGGACAATACCCTGGCCCCCTACGGGGTGGCCGAGCCGCCGGAGGAGGTCCGCTCCTGGGCCGCCGCGCTGGCGCGGGCGGGAATCCAGCTCTTCGTGCTGTCCAACAGCCGCAGGCCGGGCCGTGCGGCCGAGTTCGCCGGGCGGCTGGGCGTGCCCTTCCTGGGCCGCGCGGGAAAGCCCAAAACCGGGGGCTTCCGCCGGGCCATGGAGCAGACGGGCCGCACGCCGGGGCAGACCGCCATGGCGGGGGACCAGCTCTTCACCGACGTGTGGGGGGCCAACAACGCGGGGGTGCTGGCCGTGGCCGTGCGCCCCATGCGCATCGATAACGCCTTCCGGGCCCTGCGCTACGGCGTGGAGAAGCCCTTCCGGGCCCTTGGCAGGAGGAAAGAACAGGTATGA